The following proteins come from a genomic window of Polyangiaceae bacterium:
- a CDS encoding DUF1343 domain-containing protein, whose product MSVRRGTTRRGGMAAPRTAFPDVRLRAFTLVLALLALTDAPRRVPARVLSRSHAVTVPLVALPAPEARLGAKATARIDALVQGAIADGRIPGCVVIIGRRNGVVFRRAYGERVVGQEAMTADTVFDLASLTKAVVTTTLVLQLREHGALALDEPVRRWLPELGASSITVRQLLTHSSGLPADNALERYEHGHLAAIAAIARLAATRDPGTRYEYSDLGFILLGELVERVSKRSLDDAARSEIFEPLGMNDTAFGADPRRSAPTEGGLRGSVHDPRAARLGGVAGHAGLFSTADDLARFARYLLGARSLAAHPVLARGLPRSIVSFGDERRGLGWDVPNEPYALGVSPSTFGHTGFTGTALWIDPERDAFIVFLSSRLHPKPHGKVQPLVWQLFAAAGLREASAPPAVLAGIDVLVKAGFAPVAGAHIGLVTHAPGRARDGRRTLDLLAEASNTTLVAAFSLEHGLSSDREGPVPSGKDPKTGVPVFSLYGATRRPTPEMLEGIDTLVIDVQDVGSRIYTYASSMLAVMEVAAARGLRVVVLDRPNPIDGVHVEGPVAERFGFVNPFPLPVRHGLTLGELARLFRGERHLPLNLQVIPMEGWHRAEPFDETGLPWVNLSPNIRSPTEALLYAGVGLLERTNLSVGRGTGRPFEWIGAPWLDARAIVQRVHVPGVQLRATEMVPTASPYSGKRCQAVSFHVTDVKRFRPVALAFALRRAIAARHPSEWNERAMDSLVAAAPGQSADALAAFERLRRRYRLYP is encoded by the coding sequence ATGTCGGTCCGCCGCGGAACCACCCGCCGCGGCGGAATGGCGGCGCCCCGCACGGCGTTCCCCGACGTGCGGCTCCGCGCGTTCACCCTGGTGCTGGCGCTCCTGGCACTCACCGACGCGCCCCGTCGAGTGCCGGCGCGCGTCCTCTCGCGTAGTCACGCCGTCACGGTTCCGCTCGTCGCTCTGCCAGCACCGGAAGCGCGCCTCGGCGCGAAGGCGACGGCGCGTATCGACGCGCTCGTGCAGGGCGCCATCGCAGACGGTCGCATCCCGGGGTGCGTCGTGATCATCGGGCGGCGGAACGGCGTGGTGTTCCGGCGCGCGTACGGTGAGCGCGTCGTCGGGCAAGAAGCGATGACGGCGGACACGGTCTTCGATCTGGCAAGCCTGACCAAGGCCGTGGTCACCACGACGCTGGTGCTTCAGCTGCGGGAGCACGGCGCTCTCGCCCTCGATGAGCCCGTGCGGCGCTGGCTCCCCGAGCTCGGCGCCTCCAGCATCACCGTGCGTCAGCTGCTCACGCACTCCAGCGGCCTGCCGGCGGACAACGCCCTCGAACGTTACGAGCACGGCCACCTGGCCGCCATCGCCGCCATTGCTCGCCTGGCCGCCACGCGGGATCCCGGCACGCGCTACGAGTACAGCGATCTGGGCTTCATCCTGCTCGGCGAGCTCGTGGAGCGCGTCTCCAAGCGCTCCCTGGACGACGCCGCGCGGAGCGAGATCTTCGAGCCCCTGGGCATGAACGACACCGCGTTCGGCGCCGACCCCCGGCGTAGCGCCCCCACCGAAGGCGGCCTGCGCGGCAGCGTGCACGATCCCCGCGCGGCGCGCCTCGGTGGCGTCGCGGGGCACGCCGGGCTGTTCTCCACCGCGGACGATCTCGCGCGCTTCGCTCGCTATCTTCTGGGCGCCCGCTCACTGGCAGCGCACCCCGTGCTCGCACGCGGTCTGCCCCGCTCGATCGTGAGCTTCGGCGACGAGCGCCGGGGCCTCGGCTGGGACGTTCCCAACGAACCCTACGCCCTCGGCGTTTCCCCCAGCACCTTCGGCCACACCGGTTTCACCGGCACCGCGCTGTGGATCGATCCGGAGCGCGACGCGTTCATCGTGTTCCTCAGCAGTCGCTTGCACCCAAAGCCCCACGGCAAGGTGCAGCCGTTGGTGTGGCAGCTGTTCGCAGCCGCTGGGCTCCGGGAGGCCTCGGCGCCGCCAGCCGTGCTCGCCGGCATCGACGTGCTGGTAAAGGCGGGATTCGCCCCGGTCGCTGGAGCGCACATTGGGCTCGTCACCCACGCCCCCGGCCGCGCCCGCGACGGCCGGCGCACCCTCGACCTCTTGGCCGAAGCCAGCAACACCACGCTCGTTGCAGCATTCAGCCTGGAGCACGGCTTGAGCTCGGATCGCGAAGGCCCCGTTCCGTCCGGAAAGGACCCCAAGACCGGCGTCCCGGTCTTCAGCCTGTACGGCGCCACTCGGCGCCCGACCCCGGAGATGCTCGAGGGCATCGACACGTTGGTGATCGACGTGCAGGACGTGGGCTCGCGCATCTACACCTACGCTTCGAGCATGCTCGCCGTAATGGAAGTCGCTGCGGCGCGGGGCCTGCGCGTGGTGGTGCTGGATCGGCCCAATCCCATCGACGGCGTTCACGTCGAGGGGCCCGTCGCCGAGCGCTTCGGGTTCGTCAATCCCTTTCCGCTGCCCGTGCGCCACGGCCTGACCCTGGGTGAGCTCGCACGTTTGTTTCGCGGCGAGCGGCACCTTCCCCTGAATCTACAGGTGATCCCCATGGAGGGCTGGCACCGCGCCGAGCCCTTCGACGAGACCGGGTTGCCCTGGGTGAACCTGTCCCCCAACATCCGCAGCCCCACTGAGGCGTTGCTTTACGCAGGCGTGGGTCTGCTCGAGCGTACGAACTTGAGCGTGGGGCGCGGCACCGGCCGGCCCTTCGAGTGGATCGGAGCGCCCTGGCTGGACGCTCGGGCGATCGTCCAGCGCGTCCATGTGCCGGGCGTCCAGCTCCGCGCAACGGAAATGGTCCCGACCGCCTCTCCCTACTCCGGCAAGCGTTGCCAGGCCGTCTCCTTCCACGTCACCGACGTGAAACGGTTCCGCCCCGTCGCCTTGGCCTTCGCCCTCCGGCGCGCGATCGCCGCGCGTCACCCAAGCGAGTGGAACGAGCGCGCGATGGATTCCCTGGTGGCTGCTGCACCCGGCCAGAGTGCCGACGCGCTCGCCGCCTTCGAGCGGCTCCGCCGTCGCTATCGCCTCTACCCCTGA